Proteins from a genomic interval of Shewanella seohaensis:
- a CDS encoding paraquat-inducible protein A — MNSVRNSLLPILVILLSLALLIPGVTQPILSLNGSIDKAKLTEQGIEQVAQSFDEDSGRDSARGMLNMVSGLLGLNNLKGEVEVLQQTRSIWSTVTELYTSGNGLVAGLVMLFSIIIPAVKLSLMLVQQSVSSVALQWRIHHIVSALAKWSMADVFVVALIITFLAGNASGGMGEMLKTKAQFENGFYFFTAYCILSIASGYLVRRPTPIL; from the coding sequence ATGAATAGTGTACGCAACTCTCTCCTTCCGATTCTCGTTATTCTGCTGTCTTTAGCGCTGTTAATTCCCGGCGTGACTCAACCCATTTTGAGCCTCAATGGCAGCATAGATAAGGCCAAACTCACCGAACAAGGGATTGAGCAGGTCGCACAAAGTTTCGATGAGGACTCGGGGCGCGACAGTGCCCGCGGCATGTTGAATATGGTCAGTGGGCTGTTGGGGCTGAACAACCTCAAGGGCGAGGTCGAAGTATTGCAGCAAACCCGCAGTATCTGGAGCACTGTCACCGAATTATACACCTCTGGCAATGGCTTAGTGGCCGGTCTGGTGATGCTGTTTAGTATCATTATCCCCGCAGTGAAACTCAGTCTGATGTTGGTACAACAAAGCGTGAGTTCGGTTGCGCTGCAGTGGCGCATTCATCATATCGTCTCTGCGCTGGCGAAATGGTCGATGGCCGATGTGTTTGTGGTGGCCCTGATCATTACCTTTTTGGCGGGCAATGCCTCGGGTGGCATGGGCGAAATGCTCAAGACCAAGGCGCAGTTTGAGAACGGATTCTACTTCTTTACCGCCTACTGCATTCTCTCAATCGCCAGTGGTTACTTAGTGCGTCGTCCAACACCGATTCTGTAG
- a CDS encoding HD-GYP domain-containing protein, with amino-acid sequence MSESAESVELIKLPVSQLTLGMFVCAIDKSDQGRLAIANAGQIKHKDAIAKLTKNGIKFVWVDTERSAEHCGFKRKASNNIPPEPKKPFATRENQQKQAQVILTEAKDLIRKVLSETFEGKAIEVAPFEALADSMIESVLLDEDALRCMSALRSKDAYLLEHSVNVAFLLVTFGKYLKLDRSILREMAVGGILHDIGKIKVDNKVLHKPGKLTPEEFEHMKLHQVYALEIMNETKGLSQVSKDVCLMHHEKLDGRGYPRGLKAEEIPLHGRMSCIVDIFDALTATRCYKEAMSPAAAFKILLSLTPFHLDQELVYEFIRCVGVYPVGSLVELSDGRVGIVWTSKDRDALHPIVKCFYSLKAKRYTEVVMVDLLKSDLHIERGVSPSSLDIDPKPFY; translated from the coding sequence ATGAGTGAGTCGGCAGAATCAGTTGAGCTAATCAAATTACCCGTGTCGCAATTAACATTGGGTATGTTTGTCTGTGCGATAGACAAAAGTGATCAAGGTCGACTCGCCATTGCAAACGCTGGCCAAATCAAGCACAAGGATGCGATTGCCAAATTAACCAAGAATGGGATCAAATTTGTTTGGGTCGACACTGAACGTTCGGCCGAACATTGTGGTTTTAAACGTAAAGCCAGCAACAACATTCCGCCAGAACCGAAAAAACCGTTTGCGACCCGCGAGAATCAACAAAAGCAGGCACAGGTCATTTTGACCGAAGCGAAAGACTTGATCCGCAAAGTCTTGTCAGAAACCTTTGAAGGCAAAGCGATAGAAGTCGCCCCATTCGAAGCCTTAGCCGACAGCATGATTGAATCTGTCTTGTTGGATGAAGACGCGCTGAGATGTATGTCTGCACTGCGTTCAAAGGATGCTTATCTGCTTGAACATTCAGTGAATGTGGCCTTCCTGTTGGTGACCTTTGGTAAGTATTTAAAGCTCGACCGTTCGATTCTTCGGGAGATGGCGGTCGGTGGTATCTTGCACGATATCGGCAAGATCAAGGTCGATAACAAGGTGCTGCATAAGCCGGGTAAGCTGACCCCAGAAGAATTCGAACATATGAAGCTGCATCAAGTGTATGCACTTGAAATTATGAACGAAACAAAAGGCTTATCTCAGGTCAGTAAAGACGTTTGCCTGATGCACCATGAAAAGCTCGATGGCCGTGGATACCCAAGGGGATTAAAGGCCGAGGAAATCCCACTCCATGGCCGCATGAGTTGTATCGTTGATATCTTCGACGCCCTCACTGCCACTCGTTGTTACAAAGAGGCCATGAGCCCCGCGGCGGCCTTTAAGATCCTACTGAGTTTGACACCGTTCCATCTCGATCAAGAACTGGTATACGAGTTTATTCGCTGCGTCGGCGTGTATCCTGTCGGTTCTTTGGTCGAATTGTCCGATGGACGAGTGGGTATCGTCTGGACTTCGAAGGACCGGGACGCATTACACCCGATCGTAAAATGCTTTTATTCTTTAAAAGCAAAACGTTACACCGAGGTGGTTATGGTAGATCTGCTCAAGTCGGATCTGCATATTGAACGCGGCGTTTCACCTAGCTCGCTGGATATCGACCCTAAACCCTTCTACTAA
- a CDS encoding DUF3240 family protein: MSTEQLLVLIAQNDIKDDIVDTLIELEFLSGFSLGNICGFSREHSHFNIKEQVEGYREFCKFEIMHPASQQSALLETLAKVCKHNPCRYWIMPIYQNGTLS; this comes from the coding sequence ATGAGCACGGAACAACTGCTAGTCCTGATCGCCCAAAACGATATTAAGGACGATATAGTCGACACCCTGATTGAATTGGAGTTTTTATCCGGCTTTAGCTTGGGCAATATTTGCGGATTTAGCCGCGAGCACAGCCATTTCAATATCAAGGAACAGGTGGAAGGTTATCGGGAGTTTTGTAAGTTTGAGATTATGCACCCTGCAAGCCAGCAAAGCGCCCTGCTTGAAACACTAGCAAAGGTCTGTAAACACAACCCTTGCCGTTATTGGATTATGCCCATCTATCAAAACGGCACGCTTTCCTAA